A window of Hippoglossus stenolepis isolate QCI-W04-F060 chromosome 16, HSTE1.2, whole genome shotgun sequence contains these coding sequences:
- the gh1 gene encoding somatotropin — MNRVILLLSVMCVGVSSQPITENQRLFSIAVGRVQYLHLVAKKLFSEFENSQLEDQHPLNKIFLQDFCHSDYFLSPIDKHETQRSSVLKLLSISYRLIESWEFSSRFLVAGFAERAQVTSKLSELKTGLMKLIEANQDGAGGFSESSVIQLTPYGNYYQSVGVDESFRRNYELFACFKKDMHKVETYLTVAKCRLSPEANCTL, encoded by the exons ATGAACAGAG TCATCCTCCTGCTGTCAGTCATGTGTGTGGGCGTgtcctctcagccaatcacagagaaCCAGCGTCTGTTCTCGATCGCAGTTGGTCGGGTTCAGTATCTTCACCTGGTTGCTAAGAAACTCTTCAGTGAATtc gAGAACTCTCAGTTGGAGGATCAACATCCACTCAACAAAATCTTTTTACAAGATTTTTGTCATTCTGATTATTTCTTGAGTCCGATCGACAAACACGAGACACAACGCAGCTCA gttctgaAGCTGTTATCGATCTCTTATCGATTGATTGAGTCCTGGGAGTTTTCGAGTCGCTTCCTGGTCGCAGGTTTCGCTGAGAGGGCCCAGGTTACATCCAAACTGTCAGAGCTGAAGACGGGACTCATGAAGCTGATAGAG GCCAATCAGGACGGAGCAGGTGGATTTTCTGAGAGCTCGGTGATCCAGCTCACGCCGTACGGAAACTACTACCAGAGCGTCGGAGTCGATGAGTCATTCAGACGAAACTACGAACTGTTCGCCTGCTTTAAGAAGGATATGCACAAG GTGGAGACGTATCTGACCGTGGCCAAATGCCGACTCTCTCCAGAAGCTAACTGCACCCTGTAG